In Selenomonas sp. TAMA-11512, a genomic segment contains:
- a CDS encoding IS3 family transposase, translating to MELSGQFPIRLLCTKTGIPRSSFYNWKKSVEHPPEQKKRLVQSIGLFQEYHGRFPSHGYRWLNAKIRLDKGIVFSDPYAHKCCKIAGIKSLCKHYSYKKEGDPSRTYPNLLLAGINITGPMECVVSDMTAFYVERTYYELTLYMDLWNDELIAHALSSKRGDRMTYLDGLQDVLAFKKQYPNQKLILHSDQGSVYASKSYNELLPMYNIVRSMSRAGTPTDNAAMEAINGWIKAELFTDFHITSPENVPAQVSDYIRFFNEERPAYALGYLTPKQYREQFAPKHEGAAP from the coding sequence ATGGAGCTTTCCGGACAGTTCCCCATCCGGCTGCTCTGTACAAAGACCGGAATCCCACGCAGCAGCTTCTACAACTGGAAGAAGAGCGTGGAACATCCACCCGAACAGAAGAAACGGCTTGTGCAGAGCATCGGATTGTTTCAGGAATACCATGGGCGCTTTCCCTCCCATGGCTACCGCTGGCTGAATGCCAAAATCCGATTGGACAAAGGAATCGTATTTTCCGATCCCTATGCCCATAAATGCTGTAAGATCGCAGGGATCAAGAGCCTTTGCAAACATTACAGCTACAAGAAGGAGGGCGATCCGTCCAGAACCTATCCGAACTTGTTGCTTGCAGGAATCAACATCACCGGCCCCATGGAATGTGTGGTGAGTGATATGACCGCCTTTTATGTGGAGCGCACATACTACGAGCTCACACTATATATGGATTTGTGGAATGACGAGCTCATTGCCCACGCGCTCTCATCCAAGCGCGGCGATCGTATGACCTACCTCGACGGCTTGCAGGACGTGCTTGCGTTCAAGAAGCAGTATCCGAATCAGAAGCTCATCCTGCACAGCGATCAAGGCTCTGTTTACGCATCCAAGAGCTACAACGAACTCCTGCCCATGTACAACATTGTCAGGTCAATGTCCAGAGCCGGCACACCGACAGACAATGCCGCGATGGAGGCGATTAATGGTTGGATCAAGGCCGAACTCTTTACAGATTTCCATATTACTTCGCCGGAGAATGTCCCCGCTCAGGTATCCGACTACATCCGCTTCTTCAACGAGGAGCGCCCTGCATATGCCCTTGGATACCTTACGCCGAAGCAGTATCGGGAGCAGTTCGCGCCAAAGCACGAAGGTGCGGCTCCTTGA
- a CDS encoding S24 family peptidase codes for MDVRSYTANKIKEYRKLQKMTQKELGEKIGVKHNTVSGYENGTNEPEQDILFKIAAALDVSINDLFPETRSDVTTTRTQKKGIRIPVLGSVVAGIPLEAIEDIIDYEEIDEELARTGDFFALQVRGDSMEPVLYEKDVVIVRKQTTADTGDIAIVLINGNDATVKKVRRERGGVMLIGYNAATYEPHFYTDEEIESLPVQILGKVIELRRKL; via the coding sequence ATGGATGTGCGTAGCTATACGGCGAACAAAATAAAAGAATATCGCAAATTACAAAAGATGACACAAAAAGAATTAGGGGAAAAGATCGGCGTTAAACATAACACAGTTTCCGGGTACGAAAACGGAACAAACGAGCCTGAGCAGGATATCCTTTTCAAGATAGCCGCCGCATTAGACGTGAGTATAAACGATCTGTTTCCAGAAACACGATCTGATGTCACCACTACACGCACTCAAAAAAAAGGCATCCGCATCCCCGTGCTTGGTTCTGTTGTTGCTGGCATTCCCCTCGAAGCCATAGAAGACATCATTGACTATGAGGAGATTGACGAAGAACTTGCCCGCACAGGAGATTTCTTTGCACTGCAAGTCCGTGGTGATTCGATGGAACCTGTACTATATGAAAAGGATGTAGTCATTGTTCGTAAGCAAACAACAGCAGATACAGGAGATATTGCAATCGTACTTATTAATGGTAATGATGCAACTGTAAAGAAAGTCCGCCGCGAGCGTGGCGGAGTAATGTTGATTGGATATAACGCGGCTACTTATGAGCCGCACTTTTACACAGACGAGGAAATTGAGAGTCTTCCCGTGCAAATCCTCGGCAAAGTCATAGAGTTGCGAAGAAAATTATAA
- a CDS encoding siphovirus Gp157 family protein has product MNLFEIDAEILSCVDMETGEIIDAEKLDALNMEKSKKIRNIACWIKELNAESAALKEQKDVFAAREKAAKNKAEGLKNYLAAYLDGKPVKAAEYQIGFRKSTATEITDEAAIPAEYRIPQPDKIDRSGILAALKNGAVIAGAELVERQSIQIK; this is encoded by the coding sequence ATGAATCTATTTGAAATTGACGCGGAAATTCTCTCATGCGTAGACATGGAGACTGGCGAAATCATCGACGCAGAAAAACTCGATGCGCTCAACATGGAAAAGTCGAAGAAAATCCGAAACATCGCTTGCTGGATTAAGGAGCTCAATGCAGAGTCGGCAGCTCTTAAAGAACAAAAGGATGTATTCGCAGCTCGTGAGAAGGCGGCGAAGAACAAGGCGGAGGGTCTGAAAAACTATCTCGCCGCATATCTCGACGGAAAGCCGGTCAAGGCTGCGGAATATCAGATAGGCTTTCGAAAGTCCACAGCAACGGAGATCACGGACGAGGCGGCAATTCCTGCAGAGTACAGGATTCCGCAGCCGGACAAGATTGATAGGTCAGGCATTCTCGCGGCACTCAAGAATGGGGCCGTCATAGCTGGGGCGGAACTTGTCGAGCGTCAGAGCATACAGATCAAGTGA
- a CDS encoding pentapeptide repeat-containing protein, giving the protein MNKEKLKEIIKSHGRWLKGESDGQRADLRGADLRDADLCDADLRGADLRDADLCDADLRGADLRDADLRDADLCGANLCGANLCLADLRGANLCGANLCWADLRGAVMSVNIIQVGPIGSRRSYTTYNVTEDIVQCGFWNHYRGGTLAEFEARVEELYPAEKGGTFKYRKEYLAVIAYFKAMREMEGQK; this is encoded by the coding sequence ATGAACAAAGAAAAACTGAAAGAAATCATAAAAAGTCACGGGAGATGGCTTAAGGGAGAATCGGATGGTCAACGTGCTGACCTGCGCGGTGCTGACCTGCGCGATGCCGACCTGTGCGATGCCGACCTGCGCGGTGCCGACCTGCGCGATGCCGACCTGTGCGATGCCGACCTGCGCGGTGCCGACCTGCGCGATGCCGACCTGCGCGATGCCGACCTGTGCGGCGCTAACTTGTGCGGAGCTAACTTGTGCTTGGCTGACCTGCGCGGCGCTAACTTGTGCGGCGCTAACTTGTGCTGGGCTGACCTGCGCGGTGCTGTGATGTCCGTAAACATAATTCAGGTAGGTCCGATTGGCAGCCGGAGGAGTTACACGACGTATAACGTCACCGAAGATATTGTCCAATGCGGTTTTTGGAATCACTATAGGGGCGGCACTTTGGCGGAGTTTGAAGCGCGAGTTGAGGAGTTATATCCCGCGGAAAAAGGGGGTACATTTAAATACCGCAAAGAATATCTGGCTGTTATCGCATATTTTAAAGCGATGCGAGAAATGGAGGGTCAAAAATGA
- a CDS encoding ERF family protein: MAGKAIYAALMAVQSELKAPKGQKNTFGNYNYRSAEDILEAVKPLLKDNGLYLRISDSVELIGDRYYIKATVTVVDIATGDTESATAYAREQVEKKGVDVAQVTGATSSYARKYALNALFGIDDAKDADTDEYTRQGQSSRREEHSPPKDSTEDVRTALRALTEEMHRLNATKEEVTKICRKMFDKDSSRELTVEELKKLTASLAAIHVGAA, encoded by the coding sequence ATGGCCGGCAAGGCAATTTACGCCGCACTGATGGCGGTGCAGAGTGAATTGAAAGCGCCGAAGGGGCAAAAGAACACTTTCGGTAACTACAACTACCGAAGCGCGGAGGATATTTTGGAGGCAGTCAAGCCGCTTCTCAAAGATAATGGATTATATCTCCGCATTTCGGACAGTGTAGAGCTGATCGGTGACCGCTACTACATCAAGGCAACGGTCACGGTGGTGGACATCGCGACGGGGGATACGGAAAGCGCGACGGCATACGCCCGTGAGCAGGTGGAGAAAAAAGGCGTTGACGTGGCGCAGGTGACGGGGGCAACCTCTTCTTACGCCCGCAAATACGCCTTGAACGCGCTCTTTGGTATTGATGATGCCAAGGATGCTGACACGGACGAATACACGCGGCAGGGGCAATCTTCGAGGCGTGAGGAGCATTCGCCGCCAAAAGATTCGACGGAGGATGTACGGACGGCGCTGCGGGCTCTCACAGAAGAGATGCATCGGCTGAATGCGACGAAGGAAGAAGTCACAAAGATTTGCCGGAAGATGTTTGACAAAGACTCTTCTCGTGAGCTCACAGTGGAGGAGCTGAAAAAGCTCACGGCAAGTCTCGCAGCTATTCACGTAGGCGCGGCATGA
- a CDS encoding helix-turn-helix transcriptional regulator, with translation MQYRLESIRRSKKESQETLAKLINVDVRTYQNKEKGVTQFKQNEMFIIARHYNCKVDEIFLPTNFENQEVL, from the coding sequence ATGCAATATCGTTTGGAGTCTATACGCAGGAGCAAAAAAGAGAGCCAAGAAACTCTGGCGAAGCTGATAAACGTTGACGTTAGAACTTACCAGAACAAAGAGAAGGGGGTAACCCAATTTAAACAAAACGAAATGTTTATTATCGCCAGGCATTACAATTGTAAAGTTGACGAAATTTTTTTGCCTACAAACTTCGAGAATCAAGAAGTTTTATAA
- a CDS encoding restriction endonuclease yields MTEKLFFLCIALFVILILVIRYYNRAMDHIVDSKEYMQRTKNAADAYYNEKVAETKEYMQRTKNAADAYYNEKVVETKEYMQRTKNAADAYYNEKVVEINEKMAATSEKEQAATRKETFVNNFLSAKINDLPILAKVISDYDAARENYISELLAQKRPPPLNAIKERSRIAKEKEFYIRSLKATEWKLIYLHQLLSWLPELSEPVGNASDNYAKICIAAETYKKEQIDLGNTYYHEKKLAGDTYYKEKKTAADHYCERINDEIVTALQANDEEIRAAKLYKENIDKEVLQIKRNAEKLLGDAQHKKALIEDQIKEKEAFSEQFLATKIKEFPTLAQVIADYDAVRYGPIIDSLVYRSPSAYKSAEIVKELREERRTLIAQNKAYEWELAYIRQLLPWLSDLEEEPIEPQNTYYNTEYNKQDAAGFWLTPEEYKQLSPIERNQRALDRYKKRHKTNAEIGRDYERYIGYLYEEKGYTVTYYGIERGLEDFGRDLICQKDNETLVIQCKCWSNKKKKIIREKHINQLYGTYIAYKIAKATGLNLEDVGDISEDQLYRLGQVNLDIFDTKAVFCSTVPFSPAAEAFAKLLNIDCLVKPLGEYPMIKCNINGKNGERIYHLPFDQQYDKCVITPSEGECYALMH; encoded by the coding sequence ATGACAGAGAAATTGTTCTTCCTTTGCATAGCATTATTTGTGATCTTAATTTTAGTTATTCGATATTACAATAGGGCAATGGATCATATCGTCGACTCAAAGGAATACATGCAACGCACAAAAAATGCCGCCGACGCTTATTATAACGAAAAAGTCGCTGAGACTAAGGAATACATGCAACGCACAAAAAATGCCGCCGACGCTTATTATAACGAAAAAGTCGTTGAGACTAAGGAATACATGCAACGCACAAAAAATGCCGCCGACGCTTATTATAACGAAAAAGTCGTTGAGATTAATGAAAAGATGGCGGCTACCAGCGAAAAAGAACAAGCTGCTACAAGAAAAGAAACTTTTGTTAATAATTTCTTGTCTGCTAAAATAAATGATCTCCCTATTTTAGCAAAGGTTATCTCAGATTATGATGCCGCTCGAGAGAACTACATATCTGAACTATTGGCTCAAAAGAGACCTCCTCCACTGAACGCAATTAAAGAACGAAGCCGCATTGCGAAAGAGAAAGAGTTTTATATACGATCCCTAAAAGCTACCGAATGGAAATTGATATATCTGCATCAATTGCTGTCATGGCTTCCAGAGCTATCTGAACCTGTTGGAAATGCTTCTGATAATTATGCAAAAATTTGTATTGCAGCGGAAACCTATAAAAAAGAACAAATTGATTTGGGTAACACTTATTACCATGAAAAGAAGCTTGCCGGAGACACATACTACAAAGAAAAGAAAACTGCTGCTGACCACTATTGTGAACGTATAAATGACGAAATAGTCACTGCACTACAAGCTAATGACGAAGAAATACGTGCCGCCAAACTATATAAAGAAAATATAGATAAAGAAGTTCTTCAAATAAAACGCAATGCCGAAAAGCTGTTAGGCGATGCTCAGCACAAGAAAGCATTAATTGAGGATCAGATAAAGGAAAAAGAAGCTTTCTCTGAACAATTTTTAGCTACGAAAATAAAAGAATTTCCAACCCTAGCACAGGTCATTGCTGATTATGACGCTGTACGCTATGGTCCAATCATAGATTCTTTGGTTTATCGATCACCTTCCGCATATAAATCCGCTGAAATAGTGAAGGAGCTACGCGAGGAAAGACGTACTCTTATCGCGCAAAATAAAGCCTATGAATGGGAACTTGCATATATCCGACAGCTCCTTCCATGGCTTTCAGATCTCGAGGAAGAGCCTATAGAGCCGCAAAATACATACTACAACACGGAGTACAACAAGCAAGACGCTGCCGGATTTTGGCTCACGCCAGAGGAGTATAAGCAACTTTCTCCGATTGAAAGAAACCAGCGCGCATTAGATCGTTACAAAAAGCGTCATAAAACCAATGCCGAAATTGGTCGAGATTACGAACGATACATTGGTTACCTATATGAAGAGAAAGGCTATACGGTCACATACTACGGTATTGAGCGAGGGTTGGAGGATTTTGGGCGAGATTTGATTTGCCAAAAAGATAACGAAACGTTAGTTATTCAATGCAAGTGCTGGTCAAACAAAAAGAAAAAAATCATACGAGAAAAGCATATCAACCAACTGTATGGAACTTATATAGCATACAAAATAGCAAAAGCAACAGGGCTGAACCTAGAGGATGTCGGAGATATATCCGAAGATCAGCTATATCGGCTTGGGCAAGTGAACTTAGACATCTTTGATACCAAAGCTGTATTTTGTTCTACGGTTCCATTCTCACCTGCGGCAGAGGCCTTTGCAAAACTATTAAATATTGACTGTCTAGTGAAGCCACTCGGCGAATACCCAATGATAAAATGTAATATCAACGGGAAAAACGGTGAGCGTATCTACCACCTCCCCTTTGACCAGCAATACGATAAGTGCGTAATCACCCCATCAGAAGGTGAGTGTTATGCATTAATGCACTAG
- a CDS encoding ISLre2 family transposase: METIVTEILEIIKGTKDNISQEEQLRSYFEILICRAVSEAFERIDKELAKRYAAKGWHVERLDARCVQASYGTMQIRRRRMKKEGEAGIYPLDKEVGIRPYRRYTAYLEYVIACIAAKSVYRDTAAVVNLLSPVTISHQQVAHVVRRVGETYGAWEKLQESTDPMEETELRRPEVLYIEGDGLMLHGQNKKQLELHRFQIAEGVQENGNRRTLIGTHYVANLDHEKAKESLLHYLGSHYDLTHTLVLSNSDGGAGYTCGVFEEILGSVGQHEHFLDWYHVQRKCRERLLWANSTLCKKLHKALYIHEREEVSLVLDTVESMSQDERQTEQVELLRKYIERNWIYLAGLEERGIGEYRKLLGTCESNHRLYSYRMKKQGRRWSRAGGEAMVKIITGLKNGDLREAMAAKAEWFNAKVGRDFRGAVREALKRRKSTTYDGVRHGRITVSAPMSSGIGHLSKCFA, translated from the coding sequence ATGGAAACTATTGTAACAGAAATCCTGGAAATAATAAAGGGTACAAAAGACAATATCTCACAAGAAGAACAACTGCGCAGTTACTTTGAGATCCTGATATGCCGTGCAGTTAGTGAGGCATTCGAACGAATTGACAAAGAACTGGCAAAGCGATACGCAGCCAAAGGCTGGCACGTGGAACGGCTTGATGCACGGTGCGTGCAAGCAAGCTACGGAACCATGCAAATCCGTCGCAGGCGCATGAAAAAAGAAGGAGAAGCCGGTATATACCCCTTGGACAAAGAAGTGGGTATTCGCCCTTACCGGAGATACACCGCCTATTTGGAATACGTTATTGCCTGTATTGCAGCCAAGAGCGTCTACCGTGATACAGCCGCTGTCGTCAACCTGCTGAGTCCCGTCACGATAAGCCACCAACAAGTTGCACATGTCGTGAGACGAGTAGGAGAAACCTATGGTGCTTGGGAGAAATTGCAGGAAAGCACCGATCCCATGGAAGAGACAGAACTGCGCCGACCGGAAGTTCTCTACATCGAAGGGGATGGACTCATGCTGCACGGGCAGAATAAGAAACAGCTCGAGCTCCATCGATTCCAAATCGCCGAAGGCGTGCAAGAAAACGGCAACCGTCGTACCCTTATTGGCACCCACTATGTAGCGAATCTCGATCACGAGAAAGCCAAAGAGAGTCTGCTGCACTATCTGGGGAGCCACTATGATCTAACCCATACCCTGGTTCTGAGCAACAGTGATGGAGGTGCCGGTTACACCTGCGGCGTCTTTGAAGAAATCCTTGGAAGCGTCGGCCAGCATGAGCACTTTCTGGATTGGTACCACGTACAAAGGAAATGCAGAGAACGCCTTTTATGGGCGAATTCGACCCTGTGTAAGAAACTACACAAAGCGCTGTATATACATGAGCGTGAGGAAGTGAGCCTTGTATTGGATACCGTGGAATCTATGTCCCAAGATGAGCGACAAACGGAACAAGTGGAGCTTCTTCGAAAGTACATAGAAAGAAACTGGATATACCTTGCCGGCTTGGAAGAACGAGGGATCGGGGAATACAGGAAGCTTTTGGGGACGTGTGAAAGCAACCATAGGCTCTACAGCTACCGGATGAAGAAGCAAGGCAGACGATGGAGTCGAGCCGGTGGCGAAGCGATGGTAAAGATCATCACTGGATTGAAGAACGGTGATCTGCGAGAGGCCATGGCGGCGAAGGCGGAGTGGTTCAATGCGAAGGTAGGAAGAGACTTCCGCGGAGCCGTGCGAGAGGCATTGAAAAGAAGAAAAAGCACGACATATGACGGGGTCCGACATGGGAGGATTACAGTAAGTGCGCCGATGAGCAGTGGGATTGGACATTTGTCCAAATGCTTTGCTTAG
- a CDS encoding LysM peptidoglycan-binding domain-containing protein: MNRKIVEDDEDGIQIIMKFVFIAALIGSIFILSGAAQRDNAADAVFVEEVYVVKPGDTVWSIAEEYLPKNTYSRRYILEYVEGIKENNPWLVERKSQLQPGDELVMTYWVKK; this comes from the coding sequence ATGAACAGAAAGATTGTCGAGGATGATGAGGATGGCATTCAGATCATCATGAAGTTCGTTTTCATCGCCGCCCTAATCGGCTCGATATTTATCCTGTCCGGGGCGGCGCAACGTGACAATGCCGCGGATGCGGTGTTCGTCGAAGAAGTCTATGTCGTGAAGCCGGGGGATACGGTGTGGAGTATCGCCGAGGAGTATCTGCCGAAAAACACATACTCACGACGCTACATCTTGGAGTATGTGGAAGGGATTAAAGAAAATAACCCGTGGCTGGTTGAGCGCAAGAGCCAGCTGCAGCCGGGGGACGAGCTTGTGATGACGTACTGGGTCAAGAAGTAA
- a CDS encoding Abi family protein codes for MKYRNLVVVDEAAAKNALLSSNYYNIINGYSKYFPMQDDKYTGGTTFDEVTQLCLFDGEIKQAFFRAILAAESHLKSIFAYRFAERFQDIPYPYLNTSCYDAGKTLEAVATIHKLSGIINRHKKERRSSICHYLEKYNHVPIWVLVNYLDFGDLRHMLLNSQTQIQNNVAKDLLGFITQHIQMPGIFPPETMLAFLKNVNEARNICAHNNRLIGFRCHADDKYWKPLHQLYNISPDDSRRDIYSIYLALQCFLNKAEYNILHDTLRKKMNHFSNHLHSITLNDILKELGFPGEWNRSEPRIIQ; via the coding sequence TTGAAGTATCGCAACTTGGTGGTTGTCGATGAAGCCGCGGCAAAGAACGCCCTTCTAAGCAGCAACTACTATAATATCATCAACGGATACAGCAAATATTTCCCGATGCAGGATGACAAATACACCGGCGGCACTACGTTTGACGAAGTCACACAGCTCTGCTTGTTTGATGGTGAAATCAAGCAAGCTTTCTTCCGAGCGATATTAGCAGCCGAATCACATCTAAAATCTATTTTTGCCTATCGCTTTGCTGAACGATTTCAAGACATCCCTTACCCCTACCTGAACACCTCCTGCTACGACGCAGGAAAAACCTTAGAGGCTGTGGCGACAATCCACAAACTTTCCGGCATCATAAACAGACATAAAAAAGAGCGCCGCTCCAGCATTTGCCATTATTTGGAAAAGTATAACCATGTTCCCATTTGGGTACTCGTAAATTATTTGGACTTCGGCGATCTTCGCCATATGCTCTTAAATTCTCAGACACAAATACAAAACAATGTAGCCAAAGACCTGCTCGGCTTTATTACGCAACATATTCAAATGCCGGGCATCTTTCCGCCGGAAACAATGCTTGCTTTTCTTAAAAATGTAAACGAAGCACGCAATATATGCGCACACAACAATCGTCTTATCGGATTTCGCTGCCATGCAGATGATAAATACTGGAAACCGCTGCACCAATTATATAACATTTCCCCTGACGACAGCCGTAGAGATATTTATTCCATATATTTGGCTTTACAATGCTTCTTAAATAAAGCGGAATACAATATTTTGCATGATACATTACGCAAGAAAATGAATCACTTTAGCAATCACTTGCACTCCATAACGCTCAACGACATCTTGAAGGAGTTGGGCTTTCCCGGTGAATGGAATAGAAGTGAGCCAAGAATCATTCAGTGA